The following coding sequences are from one Neodiprion lecontei isolate iyNeoLeco1 chromosome 7, iyNeoLeco1.1, whole genome shotgun sequence window:
- the LOC124295555 gene encoding uncharacterized protein LOC124295555, protein MENNNLLAAQQALLTVIRNFTQFVINTPNDQWSLGQVQVRFEMLNAYWADFQGNHLALIEAGANAADGYNSDAIYAEIENLYIESQSKLYNLRDQLTATSSRTPVAPGEITLCSQHSRSNNSRLAPMNIPTFSGRREDWEAFRDAFFAIVHEDDQLSDVQRLFYLRNHVEGEAKQAVYSFPVTGTNYAAAWELLTTRYEHPRLLVYDHLNSIQDLRKLTNENSSDLQHLCDSLERHRKQLEALGRPVSHWDDWFISIAANRLDPETRGKWQEELERLDTATVGHRTRMPTYTTLINFLNSRCRTLKSMEGPKSTLKPSARHPSCFA, encoded by the coding sequence ATGGAAAACAACAATCTTCTTGCCGCTCAGCAGGCGCTGCTTACAGTAATTCGCAACTTCACTCAATTTGTGATAAATACGCCAAATGATCAATGGAGCCTAGGACAGGTGCAGGTGCGATTTGAAATGCTGAACGCCTATTGGGCAGATTTCCAAGGCAACCATCTCGCATTGATCGAGGCAGGTGCGAACGCAGCAGATGGCTACAACAGCGACGCAATCTACGCAGAAATCGAGAACCTCTACATTGAGTCGCAATCAAAACTCTACAACCTTCGCGATCAGCTGACTGCAACTTCGTCTAGAACCCCAGTCGCCCCAGGAGAGATAACACTATGCTCCCAGCACTCAAGGTCTAATAATAGCCGTTTAGCACCGATGAACATACCTACGTTTTCCGGACGCAGAGAAGACTGGGAAGCATTCCGCGACGCATTTTTCGCCATTGTTCATGAAGACGACCAACTCAGCGACGTGCAGCGATTATTCTACTTACGCAATCATGTTGAAGGAGAGGCCAAACAAGCCGTATACAGTTTCCCAGTCACTGGAACGAACTACGCTGCAGCCTGGGAATTGCTGACTACTCGATACGAGCACCCGAGGCTATTGGTGTATGATCATCTCAACTCCATACAAGACCTACGTAAGCTCACCAATGAAAACTCCAGTGATCTTCAGCATCTATGTGATTCTCTCGAGCGCCATAGAAAACAACTAGAAGCTCTAGGCCGTCCAGTCTCTCATTGGGATGATTGGTTCATTTCGATCGCAGCCAATCGTCTAGATCCAGAAACACGCGGCAAGTGGCAAGAAGAACTGGAAAGATTAGATACAGCTACCGTTGGTCATAGAACAAGAATGCCGACCTACACCACACTGATCAACTTCCTGAACAGTCGATGTCGAACACTCAAATCGATGGAGGGTCCAAAATCCACTCTAAAACCTTCGGCGAGACACCCATCATGCTTCGCTTGA
- the LOC124295553 gene encoding uncharacterized protein LOC124295553, translating into MSISGVGGEFIDRSQFKSRLQIHLPDLDSPVDFEIYCIKRLGLSTPTTQIPQNVRELWRPLQLADEHFDTPGPVDILIGANLLPTLMRSGVLRKDTTMARNTAVGWIISGCIAQPTTSTTTRLCLTQAGVEPHWYQQLFQLIQRFWEIENVPHVVRQSPDDKICETIFSQHRRDAQGRYIVPLPVRTNLLHLLGESLLGALASLAALLRRMKRDPALARACINFMNEYLRCGHMRELPEEEIHQTDSPIHYIPFHGIWQRGDLEQKLRVVFNASRSTSSGYSLNDVLYTGPKLQTTLWRVLVIWRIYQIAFSTDAQMMYCQIRIAKEHLNLQRIVWSPHEDLPVKHYQLLTVTYGTSCAPYLALRVMKQLCDDGKEGREDAARALLHERYIDDIFSGADNIPDALRLRDQMIQLAQAGGFPLRKWVANTPELLQDLPPEMCLRPS; encoded by the coding sequence ATGAGCATCAGTGGTGTTGGCGGAGAATTCATCGATCGCTCGCAATTCAAATCACGTCTACAGATACATCTTCCCGACTTGGACAGCCCCgttgattttgaaatatactGCATAAAACGCCTCGGTCTGAGTACGCCAACTACTCAGATCCCTCAGAATGTTCGAGAGCTTTGGCGTCCCTTGCAATTGGCAGATGAACATTTCGATACACCAGGTCCTGTGGATATACTTATTGGGGCAAACCTTCTCCCGACCTTAATGCGGTCCGGGGTCCTGCGGAAAGACACGACAATGGCACGAAACACCGCAGTCGGATGGATCATTTCGGGCTGCATCGCTCAACCGACGACGTCGACCACTACTCGACTCTGCCTTACACAAGCTGGTGTCGAACCTCATTGGTATCAACAACTATTTCAACTTATTCAGCGATTTTGGGAAATTGAGAACGTGCCCCATGTCGTAAGACAGTCGCCAGATGACAAGATTTGTGAAACTATCTTCAGTCAGCATCGACGTGACGCTCAAGGGCGTTACATTGTACCACTGCCTGTTCGGACAAACCTCCTTCATCTGCTCGGCGAAAGCTTACTCGGTGCTCTGGCTTCACTGGCTGCGCTTCTCCGACGAATGAAAAGAGATCCAGCACTGGCTCGAGCCTGCATAAATTTTATGAACGAGTATTTAAGATGTGGCCACATGAGAGAGCTACCTGAGGAAGAAATACATCAAACTGACTCACCGATACACTACATACCCTTTCATGGGATTTGGCAGAGAGGAGATCTCGAACAGAAGCTGCGCGTAGTATTCAATGCGTCACGGTCTACGTCTAGTGGGTACAGTTTGAATGACGTTCTGTACACCGGCCCTAAACTCCAGACCACCTTGTGGCGCGTGTTAGTTATATGGCGTATTTATCAAATCGCCTTTAGTACTGACGCTCAAATGATGTACTGTCAAATACGCATAGCAAAGGAGCACTTAAACCTACAACGAATTGTTTGGAGCCCTCACGAGGATTTACCTGTCAAGCATTATCAGCTCCTCACCGTCACTTATGGCACGTCATGCGCGCCCTACCTCGCTCTTAGGGTGATGAAACAATTATGTGACGACGGAAAGGAGGGTCGTGAGGATGCAGCGAGAGCTTTACTCCACGAGAGGTACATCGACGACATTTTTTCTGGTGCCGATAATATTCCAGATGCCCTGCGATTGCGGGACCAAATGATCCAACTCGCCCAAGCAGGAGGCTTTCCCCTTCGCAAGTGGGTTGCCAACACTCCCGAGCTTCTACAAGATCTGCCTCCGGAAATGTGTTTGCGTCCATCATAG
- the LOC107225362 gene encoding uncharacterized protein LOC107225362, translating into MTIPRLEFRAALIAVKLLRTVAEDLKISSDNCYAWTDSQIALHWICSDEPVGNSLVDNYVNQIQETFPRAAWRHVFSELNPVDVATRGAELTQLLHERSWFDGPTWLSNPSTWKQIPSHPTPEAVISHATTVCENLNLNPSFVNKFSRLLTLLRFLVRLRRWIRIRLQRTPTAVVLGPMTAVELHEAFLACVQLSQSQYFASEIASLRSGNNHPNRSVLRGLAAHVDSKGILRVGGRLQHSLLSYDERHPPILSGTDHLAWLIINWAHEKSLHGGFRSTYSYVQVVRRAWIIGGKRKIRTFIQNCVICIRSSPRPLKQVMAPLPPERVIPSDPFAYTGVDCAGPFNVLAAKGRGCRATKGYVAVFVCLWSKGVHLELVGDLTTESLQAALERFTKRRGKPKEIWSDNAAHFHRADREMKQALRSLNRDQVADALAAEGITWKFIPPAAPHFGGLWEAGVKSFKRHLERVAGPRNLTYEEFSTLLIGIEAVLNRRPLSPLSSDLDDLEVLTAGHLLVGRHLGSIPEVSADYSNLDHLTH; encoded by the coding sequence ATGACTATTCCACGACTGGAATTTAGAGCAGCTCTAATAGCTGTGAAATTACTAAGAACTGTAGCCGAAGACTTAAAGATTTCCAGTGACAATTGCTACGCTTGGACCGACTCTCAAATCGCCCTTCATTGGATTTGCTCGGACGAGCCTGTCGGCAATTCGCTAGTGGACAACTACGTGAATCAGATACAAGAAACGTTTCCCCGCGCCGCTTGGAGACATGTATTCAGCGAATTAAATCCAGTAGACGTCGCCACACGAGGAGCTGAATTGACTCAACTCTTGCACGAACGTTCATGGTTTGACGGACCCACCTGGCTCTCAAATCCGTCTACTTGGAAACAGATCCCGTCACATCCTACTCCAGAAGCAGTGATCAGCCATGCTACCACCGTTTGCGAGAATCTGAACTTGAATCCATCTTtcgtaaacaaattttcaaggcTACTGACTCTGCTGCGATTCCTAGTGAGATTACGTCGTTGGATACGAATTCGGCTTCAACGCACGCCCACTGCCGTTGTTCTGGGGCCCATGACTGCCGTTGAGCTTCACGAAGCCTTTCTCGCATGCGTTCAACTCAGTCAAAGTCAATACTTTGCTTCTGAAATTGCGAGTCTTCGGAGCGGGAACAATCATCCCAATCGCAGCGTGCTACGAGGATTAGCCGCTCACGTTGATTCCAAGGGCATTCTTCGCGTAGGTGGACGCTTGCAGCACTCCCTACTATCCTACGATGAACGTCACCCACCAATATTGTCTGGCACTGATCATCTGGCTTGGCTGATCATCAACTGGGCGCACGAGAAATCACTTCACGGGGGCTTCCGATCAACATACTCGTACGTCCAAGTCGTTCGTCGAGCGTGGATCATCggtggtaaaagaaaaattcggaCTTTCATCCAAAATTGCGTGATCTGCATCCGCTCTTCTCCCCGCCCATTGAAACAAGTTATGGCTCCCCTGCCTCCAGAGCGCGTCATTCCAAGTGATCCCTTCGCTTACACCGGTGTTGACTGTGCAGGCCCATTTAACGTTCTTGCGGCCAAAGGTCGCGGTTGTCGTGCAACCAAAGGATATGTTGCCGTATTTGTGTGCCTTTGGTCAAAAGGAGTGCACTTGGAACTCGTTGGTGACCTTACAACAGAAAGCCTTCAAGCGGCATTGGAGCGATTTACCAAGCGACGTGGCAAACCTAAAGAAATTTGGAGCGACAACGCCGCGCACTTCCATCGTGCGGACCGTGAGATGAAACAAGCTCTCCGCTCTCTCAATAGGGATCAGGTTGCAGACGCTCTCGCCGCTGAAGGTATCACTTGGAAATTTATTCCCCCTGCTGCTCCTCACTTCGGAGGGCTGTGGGAAGCTGGCGTGAAGTCCTTCAAAAGACATCTCGAACGAGTTGCCGGCCCAAGAAATTTGACATATGAAGAGTTTTCCACGTTGCTTATCGGTATTGAAGCCGTATTGAATCGCCGGCCTCTCTCTCCGCTCTCTAGCGATCTCGATGATCTAGAAGTTTTAACAGCTGGCCATCTGCTAGTTGGAAGACACCTTGGGTCGATACCCGAAGTTTCTGCAGATTACAGCAACCTAGACCACTTGACTCACTGA